Proteins encoded within one genomic window of Gadus macrocephalus chromosome 18, ASM3116895v1:
- the spata20 gene encoding spermatogenesis-associated protein 20 — protein MLRLARGRSVSQSSLARLLSRAVLGADAVQQQTTERQVRGFGHTHHHQHHFHLQNPAGRDRTLLPEQQSAARFGCSLRMASGTPPPPPTPPKHTNRLYEEKSPYLLQHAHNPVDWYAWGQEAFDRAKQEDKPIFLSVGYSTCHWCHVMERESFEDEEIGRLLSENFVCIKVDREERPDVDKVYMTFVQATSGGGGWPMSVWLTPDLRPFIGGTYFPPRDAGRRPGLKTVLRRIMEQWQTNRTGLESSGERVMEALRKGTAIAAAPGEAPPPAPDVANRCFQQLAHSYEEEYGGFRDAPKFPTPVNLMFLMSYWALNRSTTEGAEALQMTLHTLRMMALGGIHDHVAQGFHRYSTDASWHVPHFEKMLYDQAQLAVAYVTAFQVSREQFFADVARDILVYVSRDLSDKSGGFYSAEDADS, from the exons ATGTTAAGACTGGCCCGGGGCCGGTCTGTGTCACAGAGTAGCTTAGCCCGCCTGCTGAGCAGAGCCGTTCTTGGAGCAGACGCTGTGCAGCAgcagaccacagagagacaagTCAGGGGGttcggacacacacaccaccaccaacaccacttcCACCTCCAGAACCCAGCGGGACGGGACAGAACCCTGCTCCCGGAGCAACAGTCGGCCGCCCGCTTCGGCTGCAG TCTAAGGATGGCGTCcgggactcctccccctccccccacccctccaaaaCACACCAACCGACTCTACGAGGAGAAGTCCCCCTATCTCCTGCAGCACGCCCACAACCCCGTGGACTG GTACGCTTGGGGACAGGAGGCCTTCGACCGGGCCAAACAGGAAGACAAACCCATCTTCCTGTCAG TGGGCTACTCGACCTGTCACTGGTGCCACGTGATGGAGCGCGAGTCCTTTGAGGACGAGGAGATCGGACGGCTGCTCAGTGAGAACTTTGTCTGCATCAAAGTGGATCGGGAGGAGAGGCCGGACGTGGACAAGGTCTACATGACGTTCGTACAG GCTACGAGTGGCGGAGGTGGATGGCCCATGAGTGTGtggctgacccctgaccttcgacCTTTCATCGGGGGCACGTACTTCCCTCCCAGAGACGCCGGAAGGAGACCGGGACTCAAAACGGTCCTCAGAAGAATCATGGAGCAG TGGCAGACCAACCGGACCGGACTAGAGTCCAGTGGCGAGCGCGTCATGGAGGCTCTGAGGAAGGGCACCGCCATCGCTGCGGCCCCCggagaggccccgcccccggccccggaCGTGGCCAATCGCTGCTTCCAGCAGCTGGCCCACTCCTATGAGGAGGAGTACGGGGGCTTCAGAGACGCCCCCAAGTTCCCCACACCAG TGAACCTGATGTTCCTGATGTCGTACTGGGCCCTGAACCGCTCCACCACCGAGGGGGCCGAGGCCCTCCAGATGACCCTGCACACCCTCCGCATGATGGCCCTGGGGGGCATCCACGACCACGTGGCTCAG GGCTTCCACCGGTACTCGACAGACGCCTCCTGGCATGTGCCGCACTTCGAGAAGATGCTGTACGACCAGGCCCAGCTGGCCGTGGCCTACGTCACCGCCTTCCAG GTGTCGAGAGAGCAGTTCTTTGCGGATGTGGCCAGGGATATACTGGTCTACGTCTCGAGAGACCTGAGTGACAAG TCCGGGGGCTTCTACAGCGCGGAGGACGCAGACTCG
- the LOC132446295 gene encoding PI-PLC X domain-containing protein 1-like, which produces MAESGPQEGGTTEGNDNLDWMSKLPSRLQRVSLWNLAIPGSHDTMGYDLDMESDILDPESLIPVSKLHCVRALIHKWATTQELNICQQLDAGVRFFDMRVARKPDDPDPTRTFFYHGLYTHSDVETVLSTVSHWAAGHPTEVLLLALSHFRGMEDHHHQHLIDFITQLFGAKLVLVADQPTLRFCWDSGRHILVSYDHPANHNLQMWRKIPYFYGNTIFPSEVVTVLDKKLRTQTPINYFFVCGLNLTLPDGLGALKYLSKTLRSVTLEGLPYLLDWVNRQYPGPFNDHINIIASDFVNLLDFVSTVVQLNGKMPALLNK; this is translated from the exons ATGGCTGAGTCGGGACCCCAGGAGGGCGGGACAACGGAAGGCAACGACAACCTTGATTGGATGTCCAAACTGCCATCCAGACTGCAGCGCGTTTCATTGTGGAATCTGGCTATCCCAG GCAGCCATGACACCATGGGTTATGACCTGGACATGGAATCCGACATCCTGGATCCGGAATCACTTATACCCGTGAGCAAGCTGCACTGCGTGCGTGCTTTGATACACAAATGGGCCACCACCCAG GAGTTGAACATTTGCCAACAGCTGGACGCGGGGGTTCGGTTCTTCGACATGAGGGTGGCACGGAAACCCGACGACCCTGACCCCACCCGCACCTTCTTCTACCACGGCCTGTACACCCACAGCGACGTGGAG ACCGTCCTCAGCACCGTCAGCCACTGGGCCGCGGGTCACCCCACCGAGGTCCTGTTACTGGCCCTGTCCCACTTCAGGGGGATggaggaccaccaccaccagcacctcatcGACTTCATCACACAACTGTTTGGAGCCAAACTCGTCCTTGTCGCG GACCAGCCTACGCTGCGGTTCTGCTGGGATTCGGGTCGACACATCCTCGTCTCCTATGACCATCCGGCGAACCACAACCTGCAGATGTGGAGGAAGATCCCCTACTTCTACGGAAACACGATATTCCCCTCCGAGGTGGTGACCGTACTGGACAAGAAGCTCAGGACTCAAACTCCTATAAACT ACTTCTTTGTGTGCGGTCTGAACCTGACCTTGCCGGACGGACTGGGGGCGTTGAAGTACCTGTCCAAGACCCTTCGGAGCGTGACTCTAGAGGGGCTCCCCTATCTGCTGGACTGGGTGAACAGGCAGTATCCAGGGCCCTTCAACGACCACATCAACATCATCGCCTCAGACTTTGTGAATCTCCTCGACTTTGTCTCCACCGTCGTTCAACTCAATGGCAAAATGCCAGCCCTTCTGAACAAATGA